From a single Oreochromis niloticus isolate F11D_XX linkage group LG3, O_niloticus_UMD_NMBU, whole genome shotgun sequence genomic region:
- the clcn3 gene encoding H(+)/Cl(-) exchange transporter 3 isoform X3, translating to MESEQLYHRGYCRNSYNSIASASSDEELLDGAGVIMDFHTTEDDNLLDGDAASPGSNYAMSNGGGAPSSSTHLLDFLEEPIPGVGTYDDFHTIDWVREKCKDRERHRKINSKKKESAWEFTKSLYDAWSGWLVVTLTGLASGALAGLIDIAADWMNDLKEGVCLSALWFNHEQCCWTSNETTFAERDKCPQWKSWAELILGQAEGPGSYIMNYFMYIYWALSFAFLAVCLVKVFAPYACGSGIPEIKTILSGFIIRGYLGKWTLMIKTITLVLAVASGLSLGKEGPLVHVACCCGNIFSYLFPKYSKNEAKKREVLSAASAAGVSVAFGAPIGGVLFSLEEVSYYFPLKTLWRSFFAALVAAFVLRSINPFGNSRLVLFYVEYHTPWYLFELIPFILLGVFGGLWGAFFIKANIAWCRRRKSTRFGRYPVLEVILVAAITAVVAFPNPYTRKNTSELIKELFTDCGPLESSQLCQYRSQMNGTKAFSDDQPAGPGVYSAMWQLCLALIFKIIMTIFTFGLKVPSGLFIPSMAIGAIAGRIVGIAMEQLAYYHHDWFLFKEWCEVGADCITPGLYAMVGAAACLGGVTRMTVSLVIIVFELTGGLEYIVPLMAAVMTSKWVGDAFGREGIYEAHIRLNGYPFLDSKEEFTHTTLAREVMRPRRNDPPLAVLTQDDLTVEELQGIINETSYNGFPVIVSKESQRLVGFALRRDITIAIENARRKQEGIVLNSRVYFTQHAPTLPADSPRPLKLRSILDMSPFTVTDHTPMEIVVDIFRKLGLRQCLVTHNGRLLGIITKKDILRHMAQMANQDPESIMFN from the exons GATCTAATTACGCCATGTCAAACGGGGGCGGGGCTCCCAgcagctccacccacctgctggACTTCCTAGAGGAGCCCATCCCTGGTGTTGGGACCTACGATGACTTTCACACCATCGACTGGGTCCGTGAGAAGTGCAAGGACCGCGAGAGACACCGGAAG ATCAATAGTAAGAAAAAGGAGTCGGCATGGGAGTTCACCAAGAGCCTGTACGACGCTTGGTCCGGCTGGCTGGTGGTGACGCTCACTGGCTTGGCATCAG GTGCTTTGGCTGGCCTGATTGACATTGCTGCTGATTGGATGAACGACCTGAAGGAGGGCGTGTGTCTGAGCGCCTTGTGGTTCAACCACGAGCAGTGCTGCTGGACGTCCAATGAGACCACCTTCGCTGAGAGGGACAAGTGTCCTCAATGGAAGAGCTGGGCTGAGCTAATACTGGGGCAGGCTGAG GGCCCCGGCTCGTACATCATGAACTATTTCATGTACATCTACTGGGCTCTGTCCTTCGCCTTCCTGGCAGTTTGTCTGGTTAAGGTGTTTGCGCCATACGCCTGCGGCTCAGGGATCCCAGAG ATCAAGACCATCCTGAGTGGGTTCATCATCCGGGGCTATCTGGGCAAGTGGACCTTGATGATCAAAACCATCACTCTGGTGCTGGCTGTGGCGTCGGGCCTGAGCCTGGGGAAAGAGGGCCCCCTGGTCCACGTGGCCTGCTGCTGTGGGAACATCTTCTCCTACCTCTTCCCCAAGTACAGCAAGAACGAGGCCAAGAAACGAGAG GTTCTCTCTGCCGCGTCAGCTGCCGGGGTGTCTGTAGCTTTTGGAGCACCAATCGGGGGAGTCCTCTTCAGCTTAGAGGAG GTGAGCTACTATTTCCCTCTAAAGACGTTGTGGCGCTCATTCTTTGCCGCCCTGGTGGCAGCCTTCGTGCTGCGCTCCATTAACCCGTTTGGGAACAGCCGCCTGGTGCTGTTCTACGTGGAGTACCACACGCCGTGGTACCTGTTTGAGCTCATCCCGTTCATTCTGCTCGGAGTGTTCGGGGGCCTCTGGGGCGCCTTCTTCATCAAAGCCAACATCGCCTGGTGCCGGCGGCGCAAGTCGACACGTTTTG GCAGGTACCCGGTGTTGGAGGTGATCCTGGTGGCAGCCATCACTGCGGTGGTTGCTTTCCCAAACCCTTACACGCGTAAGAACACCAGCGAGCTGATAAAGGAGCTGTTCACTGACTGCGGTCCGCTGGAGTCTTCGCAGCTTTGTCAGTACCGCAGCCAGATGAACGGCACCAAAGCCTTCTCTGATGACCAGCCGGCGGGGCCCGGCGTCTACTCGGCCATGTGGCAGCTGTGCCTGGCGCTCATCTTTAAAATCATCATGACTATATTCACATTTGGACTCAAG GTACCGTCCGGGTTGTTCATCCCCAGCATGGCCATTGGGGCGATCGCGGGGCGGATTGTCGGCATCGCCATGGAGCAGCTCGCATATTATCACCACGACTGGTTCCTGTTCAAGGAGTGGTGCGAGGTGGGAGCCGACTGCATCACTCCAGGGCTCTATGCTATGGTGGGAGCTGCAGCGTGCCTGG GTGGAGTGACTCGTATGACCGTCTCCCTCGTCATCATCGTGTTCGAGCTGACCGGCGGGCTGGAGTACATCGTCCCCCTCATGGCCGCCGTGATGACCAGCAAATGGGTGGGCGACGCATTTGGCCGAGAGGGAATCTACGAGGCCCACATCCGCCTGAACGGATACCCCTTCCTGGATTCAAAGGAGGAGTTCACGCACACCACGCTGGCCCGGGAGGTGATGAGGCCCCGACGCAACGACCCGCCGTTGGCAGTGCTCACGCAGGACGACCTGACTGTGGAGGAGCTGCAGGGCATTATCAATGAAACCAGTTATAATGGTTTCCCTGTGATCGTGTCTAAGGAGTCCCAGAGGCTGGTGGGCTTCGCTCTGCGCAGAGACATCACAATCGCTATAG AGAACGCTCGCCGCAAGCAGGAGGGCATTGTGCTGAACTCCAGGGTGTACTTCACCCAGCATGCACCCACGCTGCCCGCCGACAGCCCTCGACCCCTCAAGCTTCGCTCCATCCTGGACATGAGCCCCTTCACCGTCACTGACCACACCCCCATGGAGATCGTGGTAGACATCTTCAGGAAGCTGGGTCTGCGCCAGTGCCTGGTTACTCACAACGG GCGGCTTCTTGGTATTATCACAAAAAAAGATATCCTTCGTCACATGGCTCAAATGGCAAATCAGGATCCAGAGTCCATCATGTTCAACTGA
- the clcn3 gene encoding H(+)/Cl(-) exchange transporter 3 isoform X4 yields the protein MESEQLYHRGYCRNSYNSIASASSDEELLDGAGVIMDFHTTEDDNLLDGDAASPGSNYAMSNGGGAPSSSTHLLDFLEEPIPGVGTYDDFHTIDWVREKCKDRERHRKINSKKKESAWEFTKSLYDAWSGWLVVTLTGLASGALAGLIDIAADWMNDLKEGVCLSALWFNHEQCCWTSNETTFAERDKCPQWKSWAELILGQAEGPGSYIMNYFMYIYWALSFAFLAVCLVKVFAPYACGSGIPEIKTILSGFIIRGYLGKWTLMIKTITLVLAVASGLSLGKEGPLVHVACCCGNIFSYLFPKYSKNEAKKREVLSAASAAGVSVAFGAPIGGVLFSLEEVSYYFPLKTLWRSFFAALVAAFVLRSINPFGNSRLVLFYVEYHTPWYLFELIPFILLGVFGGLWGAFFIKANIAWCRRRKSTRFGRYPVLEVILVAAITAVVAFPNPYTRKNTSELIKELFTDCGPLESSQLCQYRSQMNGTKAFSDDQPAGPGVYSAMWQLCLALIFKIIMTIFTFGLKVPSGLFIPSMAIGAIAGRIVGIAMEQLAYYHHDWFLFKEWCEVGADCITPGLYAMVGAAACLGGVTRMTVSLVIIVFELTGGLEYIVPLMAAVMTSKWVGDAFGREGIYEAHIRLNGYPFLDSKEEFTHTTLAREVMRPRRNDPPLAVLTQDDLTVEELQGIINETSYNGFPVIVSKESQRLVGFALRRDITIAIENARRKQEGIVLNSRVYFTQHAPTLPADSPRPLKLRSILDMSPFTVTDHTPMEIVVDIFRKLGLRQCLVTHNGIVLGIITKKNILEHLEELKQQSPPLIDDI from the exons GATCTAATTACGCCATGTCAAACGGGGGCGGGGCTCCCAgcagctccacccacctgctggACTTCCTAGAGGAGCCCATCCCTGGTGTTGGGACCTACGATGACTTTCACACCATCGACTGGGTCCGTGAGAAGTGCAAGGACCGCGAGAGACACCGGAAG ATCAATAGTAAGAAAAAGGAGTCGGCATGGGAGTTCACCAAGAGCCTGTACGACGCTTGGTCCGGCTGGCTGGTGGTGACGCTCACTGGCTTGGCATCAG GTGCTTTGGCTGGCCTGATTGACATTGCTGCTGATTGGATGAACGACCTGAAGGAGGGCGTGTGTCTGAGCGCCTTGTGGTTCAACCACGAGCAGTGCTGCTGGACGTCCAATGAGACCACCTTCGCTGAGAGGGACAAGTGTCCTCAATGGAAGAGCTGGGCTGAGCTAATACTGGGGCAGGCTGAG GGCCCCGGCTCGTACATCATGAACTATTTCATGTACATCTACTGGGCTCTGTCCTTCGCCTTCCTGGCAGTTTGTCTGGTTAAGGTGTTTGCGCCATACGCCTGCGGCTCAGGGATCCCAGAG ATCAAGACCATCCTGAGTGGGTTCATCATCCGGGGCTATCTGGGCAAGTGGACCTTGATGATCAAAACCATCACTCTGGTGCTGGCTGTGGCGTCGGGCCTGAGCCTGGGGAAAGAGGGCCCCCTGGTCCACGTGGCCTGCTGCTGTGGGAACATCTTCTCCTACCTCTTCCCCAAGTACAGCAAGAACGAGGCCAAGAAACGAGAG GTTCTCTCTGCCGCGTCAGCTGCCGGGGTGTCTGTAGCTTTTGGAGCACCAATCGGGGGAGTCCTCTTCAGCTTAGAGGAG GTGAGCTACTATTTCCCTCTAAAGACGTTGTGGCGCTCATTCTTTGCCGCCCTGGTGGCAGCCTTCGTGCTGCGCTCCATTAACCCGTTTGGGAACAGCCGCCTGGTGCTGTTCTACGTGGAGTACCACACGCCGTGGTACCTGTTTGAGCTCATCCCGTTCATTCTGCTCGGAGTGTTCGGGGGCCTCTGGGGCGCCTTCTTCATCAAAGCCAACATCGCCTGGTGCCGGCGGCGCAAGTCGACACGTTTTG GCAGGTACCCGGTGTTGGAGGTGATCCTGGTGGCAGCCATCACTGCGGTGGTTGCTTTCCCAAACCCTTACACGCGTAAGAACACCAGCGAGCTGATAAAGGAGCTGTTCACTGACTGCGGTCCGCTGGAGTCTTCGCAGCTTTGTCAGTACCGCAGCCAGATGAACGGCACCAAAGCCTTCTCTGATGACCAGCCGGCGGGGCCCGGCGTCTACTCGGCCATGTGGCAGCTGTGCCTGGCGCTCATCTTTAAAATCATCATGACTATATTCACATTTGGACTCAAG GTACCGTCCGGGTTGTTCATCCCCAGCATGGCCATTGGGGCGATCGCGGGGCGGATTGTCGGCATCGCCATGGAGCAGCTCGCATATTATCACCACGACTGGTTCCTGTTCAAGGAGTGGTGCGAGGTGGGAGCCGACTGCATCACTCCAGGGCTCTATGCTATGGTGGGAGCTGCAGCGTGCCTGG GTGGAGTGACTCGTATGACCGTCTCCCTCGTCATCATCGTGTTCGAGCTGACCGGCGGGCTGGAGTACATCGTCCCCCTCATGGCCGCCGTGATGACCAGCAAATGGGTGGGCGACGCATTTGGCCGAGAGGGAATCTACGAGGCCCACATCCGCCTGAACGGATACCCCTTCCTGGATTCAAAGGAGGAGTTCACGCACACCACGCTGGCCCGGGAGGTGATGAGGCCCCGACGCAACGACCCGCCGTTGGCAGTGCTCACGCAGGACGACCTGACTGTGGAGGAGCTGCAGGGCATTATCAATGAAACCAGTTATAATGGTTTCCCTGTGATCGTGTCTAAGGAGTCCCAGAGGCTGGTGGGCTTCGCTCTGCGCAGAGACATCACAATCGCTATAG AGAACGCTCGCCGCAAGCAGGAGGGCATTGTGCTGAACTCCAGGGTGTACTTCACCCAGCATGCACCCACGCTGCCCGCCGACAGCCCTCGACCCCTCAAGCTTCGCTCCATCCTGGACATGAGCCCCTTCACCGTCACTGACCACACCCCCATGGAGATCGTGGTAGACATCTTCAGGAAGCTGGGTCTGCGCCAGTGCCTGGTTACTCACAACGG GATTGTGTTGGGCATCATCACTAAGAAGAATATATTAGAGCATCTGGAGGAGCTCAAGCAGCAATCGCCGCCCCTG ATCGACGACATCTGA